The following coding sequences are from one Niveibacterium umoris window:
- the bla gene encoding class A beta-lactamase gives MDRRTFMQVAGIALAAFSTTASARKKKHQRHSRFEAIEDKMGGRLGVCCIDTASGRITGYREGERFPMCSTFKWLAAAALLHRVDAGEDSLERRIVISADDLMEWAPATKQHVGGEGMSLAALCEAAITESDNTAANLILREIGGIPMWNAYVRGIGDTLTRLDRGEPALNESRPGDVRDTTTPAAMAVNLRRLLLEDKLSAGSRAQLTQWMLATKYSGQRLRAGLPEGWRLADKTGTGDAATGTISDVGVYWNPAGKPIVVTAYLTEATVDRSAQEAVIADIGRWARTPAKGDARA, from the coding sequence ATGGATAGACGGACATTCATGCAGGTGGCGGGCATTGCCCTGGCGGCTTTTTCCACCACGGCCAGCGCCAGGAAGAAGAAACACCAGCGCCATAGCCGCTTCGAGGCGATCGAAGACAAGATGGGTGGTCGGCTGGGTGTTTGTTGTATCGATACCGCGAGCGGTCGCATCACCGGCTACCGCGAAGGCGAGCGTTTTCCGATGTGCAGCACCTTCAAATGGCTGGCGGCGGCGGCGCTTCTGCACCGTGTTGATGCCGGCGAGGACAGTCTGGAGAGACGCATCGTCATATCGGCGGACGATCTGATGGAGTGGGCGCCGGCCACGAAACAGCATGTGGGTGGAGAAGGCATGAGCCTGGCGGCGCTTTGTGAGGCGGCGATTACCGAAAGCGACAACACGGCGGCCAACCTGATCCTCCGCGAGATTGGCGGTATTCCGATGTGGAACGCCTATGTGCGCGGAATAGGCGACACCTTGACGCGGCTCGACCGAGGTGAACCCGCATTGAACGAGTCGCGCCCCGGCGATGTGCGCGATACCACCACCCCGGCGGCCATGGCGGTCAACCTGCGGCGCCTGCTGCTTGAGGACAAGCTCAGCGCGGGCTCGCGCGCACAACTCACGCAGTGGATGCTTGCGACCAAGTACAGTGGCCAGCGTTTGCGTGCCGGACTGCCCGAAGGCTGGCGCCTCGCCGACAAGACCGGAACCGGCGATGCTGCGACCGGCACGATCAGTGACGTTGGCGTGTACTGGAACCCTGCTGGCAAGCCCATCGTGGTTACGGCTTACCTGACCGAGGCGACCGTCGATCGGTCGGCCCAGGAGGCGGTGATCGCCGACATCGGGCGCTGGGCGCGCACGCCGGCCAAGGGCGACGCCCGCGCCTGA